GCGTTCGTATCACAGGCACGACATTACAGATTAATAGGTTTAGGCTTTCGAAAGGGAATAATGGTGGGTACAAGTTTGCTTGCTTTGTCTGGTCCCTGTAGTCCAAGGAAAAGGaaattgtagggaaattttcTTGTAATTTGAAGGATACATTGGTTACAGATGTGACCCAATATTGTAACGAGGTAAGAAATAGGAAGTGATTTAACCTCATTAAGTGTTGCTTGTCATGTAAATCCATTGATGGAATTGATTCATAGGAGATGTGGAACTTAAAAGCACgagaagtgaagaaaagaaaactggAACAAGGATTACATTTAAAGCGAGATCTGGCTTGGACGATGGAATAGATTTTCATAATGACTAGTTTTAGCTTAATCTGTGAAAGCACCATAATAGCTGGTGTCGTACTCTTTCATAAGTTTGGTTATATAGAGCAGGTGAGGCTCTCTTCTAAGAGAATAATTGTAAGTTAATATAGGCATAGAGCAACGCGCACTAAGAGGATGCATATGATACGCCACCATCAAAGAGCCACTGGGGGCCCGCTATTCCTTCCCATTATACGCTCCCTCTCCATTAAGTGGCAAATACATTGCATCGAATTAGAACTCTTCAATTCAGAAAGAACAGGGAATAATTACCAACCCACATTGAATTGCTCAGCCACTTCTTGTCTTTTAATTTACCTATCTTCTATTACTTTACTCCCAGACAAATAAATGACTGGAAAACGATCCTGCCGGCTTGCGAACCATTATCAAACTTCgataaaaatacaatttcaaaagTTATCCGTTTGACTTAAATGTCATTATTTCTGAGTACTCCACAGAACCTCGTCAACAGAATCCAGGACAACGATGAAAGGTAACACGAAGTGAATGAGACGGGCATTGGGTACACCATTTAGCACATGGCACCACTGCAGCAGAAAAGGCCATCATATTCATGTTTAATTCCAATATCAACAATAATTATTAGTACGCGTTGAAAACTTACACGTAAACCATATGTGGGTACCCGTTCTGAATTTTGCAGACCATACAGTCGCGGTGGAGCCACATTTCTTATCAAGCTCCCTGCTAGGCTTTTAATCAATCTCCCGTTCTCCTCACTAACAAGCAATATAGGGACATAAAACTCCGAAAACGAGACTCCACGGCATCCCGCAAACACAAGTCTGACGGGGTATCATTAACATTTCAAACTGTCTCGTTCTGGTAGTAAGTTTTAGAGTCATGAGATTTTCCTGGCTCCCATGAGTTAAAAGCTCAACCTACTTTGCCTCTCAAAAAAATCAAAGGCATTTTTATAATCTAGATATATACCGAGAATTACTTACCATGATTGTATCCCTTTAAGACGCACTGTATACTGAGCAGTTAGGAAACTAGCATATTTCCAATTTACAGACTACCAATAGccattcaaataaataaatgaggCAATAAGAATACGTACAACCTCATGATAAAACGTTAGGCTTGTTTTCTAGGAATTTGAAGGTCATCATATAGTAATTGTGAACATGATGTTCTTTCAGTTGCCTAAAAACATTAACATCACATCTACGCAACAACAGGACTTGTATTTGACTGTCTGCGGTCATGATTTGTTTCCTGCAAAACTACAGAATGTTAGATTACTTTTCAAACAATTAAGGCTTGAAATATAACCATGTTTGTTGGTcaggtttttattttatttatttttgttgaacttgttatAGGAGAAATACATCTGAGAATGCACCTGGTGTTTTTCAGCAACTTGTTGGGAGGAACATGACGACAATTGTGAAACACTGCAGCAATTATTCTCCGGCTCCGGCTGCTTCTGAGATTCTTTCTCGTACAAGGCATACTCTTCAGGCTTCTCCCACTGCTCCAAGAGTAACCATCACACACCGAAGTAACAGAAATCCAAAAAACAGATTGTacgaacaaaaaataaacagttGAAACATTACTCTGCTTTCACAAGTGACACAGTTGTAGTAGTACTTAACACCATCGGGGCAGTAGTGTTCACTCCAGTCACACTCTGGAAAATCTTCATCTTGGGGACTTGAAGGCATATCAGGTGGGGTATTGCCAGCAGCTGTACTAGGGTTGCTTCCAGTCTGACTAGCCAGCTGGGAGAACAATACAGTGAGAAAACTATTGCAGTCTTCTTCCGATAAAGGTGCTTCAACAGTAATTTGTCACATTAAATAATCCATTTAAACATTTCACTTAAAGtttagagaaaatgaaaagtctttatatttgattaagTAAAACTGATACACTTTACTACTGTATTTATAGAGACAGTAGTtctgaaagataaaaaaaggtGGGAAGCCCCTCCTAACAAACCCTAACAtaagtattaataataaaataaagacattatACTTCAACAATTTCCAATATATTTAATGGTCAGAGGTgcataaaaaaatgaatggCCTCTTCAGTATTTTGCCATTACTTATATCAAATAAACTGGAATCTTCTAATACCATTCCTCTATTATATAAATAGCATAATGCTTATAGTTGGAGATCCCAAGTATATCCTAACAAAGTTTGTTGGACCAATCATGTCACTCACTAAGTCCCCAGCAGGAAGGGGTGTATGGGAGATCTAAAATATACTAAAGATATTAgtcaaattatagtatataggTGAGTGCAATCCTCACCTTATGAACAGATTATGTAAGATTGAGTTTgaataaaatctaatttctAAGACTTATCTTCCCAAGTGAGGTTGGTAACAGGGATTGCTCGACGTAATGGAATTCAATTACAGAGCAAATTTTCAAAGATACTATTGACCATGAGATCCCTCTGATCAATTTTCTCTTATATCCTTAGTTTCTCTCTACACCTTTTTACAAGACTAAAATCATCCTCAATTATAACAATGCATAATTTAACTGAAAGACACAACAACTTAAATGCTTCACAAAGGAGACAGAGAGGCACCCAAGAAATTCATGAGTTTGTCATTCAATTTGTAACAGCAAAGATTCCATATGTTTCTGGGAGAACTAAAAGTATAATTTGAAGATTAAAAGGCAGTTAAGGTTAAGCACAAACATATACCTACGAGtacaatagaaaataatatcaattcaaCTACACCAATTCACCTCTTTAATAACAGAAATTTACTTAAATCACCAAAATTTCCATAAAAGAGACTTATAATGATCAATGCATATTATTACCTGTTAGTAACTAACCTGTGAACTAAGGTGCTGCTCTATATTTTGAACTGATGAATCTGCAGGATGTGATTGTCTCTGCACCTCAGTAATAAATGGCTGAGTCTGAGAAGGCAATTTTGGAGCTTGAATTGACCCGAAAGGCATTGAACCCAACTGTGAATGCAATTGTTGTGGGGGAAATGAATGTTGTACCACAGTAGCACCAGGTTCCCAGTTTTGCATATGAGTAGTAACTTGTGGGTGTGCAATTGAGGAATGATGCGGGGCAATAGGCAACATACTTCCTCCACAATTGGGATCACCAAAATTTGGTAGTGGCCTGTGAAAAGACAATAATTTGCAATTTATTTAGCAAGTCATGTGTTTCGTAATTAATATAGAAGAAGGGGCAAATGAAGCGAAACAAACCATACTGCTGGTTCTTGAGAACAGGGTCCAAAATTTGAATTCACAGATAAAGAGTTGCACCTGAAGAAGTATACATAGTAATAGAACATAAATACAATGCCTAGAATTATCTCCTGGTTGAACAAAGGGAAACCAATACGTAGTTGAATGATCTGAGTTGGGTTAAAAAACAATAGAGTTCAAATTCCTTTTTATAACAGgactttttttcataaatatgaCCAATAAATTAAAAGCATAACAGTTTAACACCACTTAGAGAGtgttgattaaaattttaagcaCCACCCAAGAATCTTGCATTAAACATACCCTGCTTCAAGTTTAGCATATCTGGTAAGGTTTTGTCATAAGAACAGTGTGTTAGAATCCAATTGGGAGGTATGTGGTTTGACATTTGAATCTCACGTGCTATGTATTATGGGATTCTAGGTAGAAGTAACCAAAAAAACCAACGAGATGGGATTCAAACTCGTTAAGAATCGATTAAGCCATCAAACATGTTTCAACTAGACCAGTTTAGGAGAAACCAGCCAGTTCAGATTGCTATTGACTTGTTCTAAGATGTGAACTAGTTTACAGTCCACCTTGTCCACTTTACCAATCTAATCTAGCCTGCCTCACACTAGAAAATATGCACCCTTAAACAGTTTATTTTCATATACTAAGTAAGAACTCATTGCCACTTAgccaagaaaataaatttgcTGAACTGAAAAGTCCCATTCCctctagaaaaaaatataaataaaaatcaaagattGTAACATGTAAATCTACTTGCTAACTTGTgatgtattattaatttattcataataaaaggtgtaataaacatatttatataagaGATAGATGGATGAAAAAGTAAAACCTGGACTCTCCTGTTCTAGGTCTCTTAGGATCCGCAAAACGAACAATTAATGGATGATCACAACCCtagatgattaaaaaataagactTTAGTTAACAATTGAAACTGGACAGAGTAACAtgtatgaattaaataaataaataaattagctTTACTCTCATCGTGAAGGTTCTATTCAGTCCTTTGATTGCAGCTAATGCCATTTCTCTGTTAGAAAATTTGACAAAAGCATATCCTAGAAAATTGAGAAATGCATCAACACGATAAGTTAGGTGAAAATGGCAACCATGATAATATATTGATGACAAAAGTTGAATACAAGACTATGTGCTAAAAGCAATCATAGCTAAAAATCCAAATAGTCCATCGGGGATTGAGCATGGTCCTCTCTTTGTGTATAGTATCCAAATATTGAGTAATTTTATGATAGAATTGGTCTGgaaatatgaatgaaaaatattcatGGCAACAGATAGTCTCTTCTCAGTATCAAGGAGATacaaaacagatcaataaagaTACAATGATTTTCTTTGCATCCGCAGTCTTCAGATGGTTGAGAAACCTGGACTCTACCCCCTCACCCTGTGCAAATTCCACTCCAGAACCCAAGGCTTGCTCTTTTCTTTCCCTcttattatttacattttgatATTCTTCTCTCCAACTAATTTTCTCTTACGAAGCAATTAACTTGGGATCACCTAACATTTAAGATTTTCATTGTACgctttttgaagaaaaacacGGTTCTATGAGATCTGACAAAGATATGAAGAGTTCAATTTCACCCACTGTCTCTTACTCTCCTAGTTTTGGTTCTAGGTCATCTGCAACTTCTTTTGTTAAGTAAGAAATAAAAGACAGAATCAAATACATGTCATTCCTGAAAATATATTGTATGAAATACAATTCATGACAAGAGCAAGGACCAACCACGACTGGTTGCAATGAAGATATCTTCTACATGTCCATAAGGGGAAAATATCTGCACACAATAAGTATACAAAACTCAGAAACATAACATGAATATAATAACCTGCAGATTATAAAGGATATTCCAAATATCATACCATAGAAAAATGCAGCtaccataataaataaataaaaattagcatACCAACCCGTTTAAACTAAATTAGGCTGCAAACAGTTACATAATGAACCTGTTGGTAACCAACAGGTTTTGCTAGCCAGTTGCCACATACCAGCATCATTTGAAGTGTCCACATGAcgaccaatatttttttttgtatctaTATCGAGATATGTTCAAATTTAATAGGAGCCACTAGGGCAATATTTCCATCCAGCCAACCTAGGTAGTGGATTTAGATACATTTCTACAAACAAACTACAATTAGCTTATCCTTCGGCTAAATACAAATCCATGGATACAATCATTGGCATGAAAAAATGTAAAACGTCATTTTCAGGAGATGCTAAAATATATATGTGGGTGAAAACAATGTGAATGGTGAAACATACTTCTTCAATTTCCTTTTTTGAAGCCTCTTTGTTGAAGCAGCTAACAAAAACTTTATCTGCCACCACTGAAAAACAGAAACAACGAGAATACAACAGGAAGCAGTCAGTTGAGCactaaacaataaaatattagattagACAGTCATATATTAAAGGAGTAGGACTCGACTATCCTAGAAAAAAGCTGAGAAGCTTGCCTTCTAAAGGATCTTTCTTTTCCATGTTACGGCAAAACCCTCGAACCcctgaagaaaataaaaaggttcACATAAACTAAACACAAAAGAGTGTAATTCTTTAAACAACTCATTACTTGCTGGAGAAAGTAAACCATGTTCCATGCCATGTTCTCATCAaccaaacttaaaaaatgaacacaataaaattaactcttagaaatattaaattcaaaactaaaaattacataCTAATAAGAAGGGCTTATCCCAACCATCTAAATAAACTTCCGCATACTATTTAAACCTCGTCTTTAAAGCTACTAACAccataaatatgaaaaattacaacATAGTTGATTCTCTCAAAAGCTTGCCTTCTAAAGGATCTTTCTTTTCCATGTTACGGCAAAACCCTCGAACccctagaaaaagaaaagaaaaaggttcgCATAAACTAAACACAAAAGAGTGTAATTCTTTAAACTGCTCATTACTTGCTGGAGAAACTAAACCATGTTCTCATCAACCAAACTTAAAATATGAACATAATAGAATGAACTCTTAgacatattaaatttaaaactaaaaattacataataataaggGCTTATCTCAACCATCCAAATAAAATTCTGCACACTATGTAAACCTCGTCTTTAAAGCTGCTAAcaccataaatataaaaaatgacaaCATAGTTGATTCTCACAAAAAATAACCCCAGCAAAGAGTTTTTCTTCTTAAACTGAAGATATGATTGGAAGAGGTAGAGTACATTGCTCCTGACTTCCTTGAATTTTGTCATTAGTTCTCAAAACTTCCCTCTATTTTGAAAAGCTGCAGAAACTTCCCTAAACATagtatataattcaaatttccCACAAAaccttttctatatttttccaaaaattttCCCTAAACATGTCAAGAGAAATTTGTGGGAAAATATAGAAGTTCAAAGAAGGTGACACCATCACATAGtatatgaattgttgaattgatacgaaattacataaatttatttatgtatcatAGGATACAAGGTCATTTAAGATTCATTTTGTGATACAAATCAATAGATAGTCAAAACACATTGAATTGTAAGATTTGAATATTGAATAGTAACATTCTAATAACTAGAAAGATTTCTTAAACGGTGGGGTCCATAGAATTAGTACCTTCTACTTCCTGTTTCTCCTCTACTCAAACAAGTTAAAGCTACACAATCTCTCTCGTTTCTCACCCTTGTCCTATATTACCCAAACCAAAACATAGTGTGCAAGTTCGGGAATACGAATACTACACATTCTAGTACTCAAAATTTGTCCTTTCAAACTTACTCTTTTAAAGGAAGAGGCaggcaaaacaaagaaaacaatacTCACTTCCGCATCAATCAGCATGTATAGGCAGGCACCAGTAAATAGAGCAGCTTAATATCACGTTTTATTGGTCAGTAAGGAAAAGCTATAATGCCAAGTACAAAAAGTCAGTGAAAAAAATTGAGCTGCTTTAATTTCAATAACTTTGTCTTGATTTTAATGATCTTTTCAAGACCGAGAGTTGACAACTATATCATGACGTACATACAGAATCTATAATAAACTGTCAAACTGTCCTAATtactaattttcaaaatttcaaaaatttaattagggATTTAGCATATGCAAACAGTTACATTCATAATCAGCTAAGGAACCTGACTAAGGCATAGTAGTACAGAACTTAATAAACAGGttcaaaataacataagaattttaaaaaaattaccaagTCGTTCAAGTTCTCGATCAGCAAATTTGACAACAACAGGATATGATTCCTAGGAAATGTAAATATGTCAAATAATAAAGACAAGTTTAGATTAATGAAATGAATAGTAAAGAAGAGGTTTAACCCAACCATCATAGGTTGTTCTTCTTACCCCAACAAATGTATATTGATTGTTTAAAGCCTTGATAGCCCTGTCAGCTCCATCAAATGTTGCATATTTCACAAAACAACTTCCTGCATAAGTTTAACAAATTTGGACTAGTGTTAATACTTGTAGATATAATATAGAACATATTATATACACGAATGCAAGAATCAAATTGAATTCACTGCTCCTCACAGTCATTGGAAAGCCAAAACGCACAAACACTACAGATACCTTGCCGTACACCTGTTCTCTTGTCTTTTAAAAGAACAACCTCAATAATAGTTCCATGTTCTTCAAATACAGGACGGATCTGAAATGGAATCACAAAAATTATAAGAGATAGAAGAGTAAGAGCTATaataaaaacgaaaagaaaaggaaagaatagTAAACAAACATAACATCACACTTTCTGCTAAAAACATGCATGACAAAAATGCCAGAAGATAGCTGAATAAATAAAACCATCTCTTTTTATGGGGAAGGTGGAATACAAGGAGAACCAGCTTAAACATCAGAGTGGACCATTCTTCACCAGTACATTATAGGGCGGGCCATTAAAATATAGGTAGGGACAATATCTCTTAGCAACTGACCTCCTAATTACCCACCAAGAGTACCGCTGTTGCTTTGGAACAGGGATTACAGTAACAATTAGTGCAAATTTGGAGTAGAAAATagatttcaaataataaaaataggatGGGGCGTGGGATTGGTTACAGGGGGTGTGAAATGACATTtgttataatttcaaattactAGTATGCTTAGAGCATGAAATGGATAATAACTGTAGCAAACTGAAGATAAATAAGCTGATGAAACAAGATCAATTTATTCTAGGATTCACAATTCTGACAAAATAGAGAGACAGGGATAAAATTATCGTTTCCATTACTATATAGTGTGAATTGACTACTTATGTACGATATGCACAATCCTCCATTATATCcacaaattcaaacacaacACCAGTGTGAAAATGTTAGCGGTTCACATTTCACGGGAAATAGACTTACCTCCGCCTCCGTGGCAGTTCTCGGAACAGGAGCAACATAAACTTTTACATTATTCGCACTGTCCACTTGATCTGGGAGAACGAAATCACATAGCTGAGGAAGCTAAAGCGTAATAAAACAACAGAGAAGTGCTATTGCGCGTGCAAATAAAGGAGTTGTAAGAAAATTGTAGTACCTGGAGAAGTTCCTTGGTTGGAGTGGTGCCAGGGGCGTTTGCGGAGAGGGCGAGGAACGGAATGGTTAAGAGCGTATCCTGAATCGAGGGGTGGCAAGTGGTTGAAGCCGTTGCCATTGTCGTGAGAATGAGGGTTTGAAGGGTCTCCGTTGAAATTGAGCCTCTGCTCCATCTGCTCCTTTGGAATCTCCATCTCCACACGCACCGCTGACGTGTGCCCTAGAGACGGGTTAACTCCAGAGTGAAGAAGTAGCAGGGCCTTTTCCTTTGCTTTCTCTTCTTCTGCTCAACGTGACGTGCTTTGCTCTGCTTTCCAAGCAATTCTCAGATAATCAGTCACCAGggtttaccatttttttttaatagagataaattactttttctttgttcaGGATGAACCccgttttgtttttatttgaaactttaaaacaattaactaaatatgttttgttatgcttaaGAAACTAATTTTCTTAGAAATTTGAAGGAGCAAATCTAAATTATCCTcatgtttcaaaataaataaaaaatatcataaaataatatcaatattaattataataatttgtcCTTTTTTTTCCCATACCTTTTCTGCAATTAAGATATCACAGAGCAGAATCTAATTgaccttaaaccctaaaataagtaactttatttattttgaataaaaactatcaatatgtatataaatataaataggggtttgttaacacgcccTGCTTTTCAGTTGGTAccttttaacaatgtgtactagattataatagacaaaaataccctcaatTATGatggattataagttttaaggtcaaggatatttaaataattttcattctcaaaactaaaaaaaaccctcaaacccttactcacctctcccATACCTCTCAATCtt
The sequence above is drawn from the Vigna radiata var. radiata cultivar VC1973A chromosome 3, Vradiata_ver6, whole genome shotgun sequence genome and encodes:
- the LOC106757665 gene encoding flowering time control protein FCA isoform X2 produces the protein MEIPKEQMEQRLNFNGDPSNPHSHDNGNGFNHLPPLDSGYALNHSVPRPLRKRPWHHSNQGTSPDQVDSANNVKVYVAPVPRTATEAEIRPVFEEHGTIIEVVLLKDKRTGVRQGSCFVKYATFDGADRAIKALNNQYTFVGESYPVVVKFADRELERLGVRGFCRNMEKKDPLEVVADKVFVSCFNKEASKKEIEEIFSPYGHVEDIFIATSRGYAFVKFSNREMALAAIKGLNRTFTMRGCDHPLIVRFADPKRPRTGESRCNSLSVNSNFGPCSQEPAVWPLPNFGDPNCGGSMLPIAPHHSSIAHPQVTTHMQNWEPGATVVQHSFPPQQLHSQLGSMPFGSIQAPKLPSQTQPFITEVQRQSHPADSSVQNIEQHLSSQLASQTGSNPSTAAGNTPPDMPSSPQDEDFPECDWSEHYCPDGVKYYYNCVTCESRWEKPEEYALYEKESQKQPEPENNCCSVSQLSSCSSQQVAEKHQETNHDRRQSNTSPVVA
- the LOC106757665 gene encoding flowering time control protein FCA isoform X1; protein product: MEIPKEQMEQRLNFNGDPSNPHSHDNGNGFNHLPPLDSGYALNHSVPRPLRKRPWHHSNQGTSPDQVDSANNVKVYVAPVPRTATEAEIRPVFEEHGTIIEVVLLKDKRTGVRQGSCFVKYATFDGADRAIKALNNQYTFVGESYPVVVKFADRELERLGVRGFCRNMEKKDPLEGVRGFCRNMEKKDPLEVVADKVFVSCFNKEASKKEIEEIFSPYGHVEDIFIATSRGYAFVKFSNREMALAAIKGLNRTFTMRGCDHPLIVRFADPKRPRTGESRCNSLSVNSNFGPCSQEPAVWPLPNFGDPNCGGSMLPIAPHHSSIAHPQVTTHMQNWEPGATVVQHSFPPQQLHSQLGSMPFGSIQAPKLPSQTQPFITEVQRQSHPADSSVQNIEQHLSSQLASQTGSNPSTAAGNTPPDMPSSPQDEDFPECDWSEHYCPDGVKYYYNCVTCESRWEKPEEYALYEKESQKQPEPENNCCSVSQLSSCSSQQVAEKHQETNHDRRQSNTSPVVA